Proteins encoded within one genomic window of Nitrospira sp.:
- a CDS encoding glycosyltransferase family 2 protein — MIGTSKGESLPLVSVVLPCLNEEAAIGACLQKIRDTFDKAQLDGEIVVCDNGSTDRSVAIAESMGARVVHQPERGYGNAYLKGFASAKGTYLVMGDADDTYDFTMIPIFLNKLQEGHDFVTGSRYLEGGHATIPFLHRFFGNPLLTRILNVLFKTAYTDVYCGYRAFSRRAYDLIQPVSPGMEFNLELAINAGLAGLKTAELPIQLAERKGESKLRTFRDGWRSLRMMLIYCPNKVFFLPGLLSLALGVAAHVVSLAGLIQFNGKPLGTATGIFGTIFSVVGFQVVSLGLHAKTYSWSRRFDRNNKGLGAFYDWFRLETGLLLGGGILLIGMALLAFLVWEWIQSGFLPLSRPEWVSLGATLIIIGGGTMFSSLFISAMSMKKTEQVTTK; from the coding sequence ATGATCGGCACTTCTAAGGGTGAATCGCTTCCGTTGGTCTCCGTCGTACTCCCCTGCCTCAATGAGGAGGCAGCCATCGGTGCCTGTCTCCAGAAAATCCGGGACACGTTCGATAAGGCGCAGCTCGATGGCGAAATTGTGGTTTGTGACAATGGATCGACGGACCGATCTGTGGCGATTGCCGAGAGCATGGGCGCCCGAGTCGTGCATCAGCCGGAACGGGGATATGGGAATGCGTACTTGAAGGGGTTTGCGAGCGCCAAGGGCACGTACCTTGTGATGGGCGATGCCGATGATACCTATGACTTTACAATGATCCCCATCTTCCTCAATAAGCTACAAGAGGGCCACGATTTCGTGACCGGGAGTCGCTATCTCGAAGGGGGGCATGCCACGATTCCCTTTCTTCATCGATTCTTCGGGAATCCCTTGCTGACGAGAATTCTGAATGTGTTGTTCAAGACCGCCTACACCGATGTCTATTGCGGCTATCGCGCTTTTAGTCGACGGGCGTACGATCTGATCCAACCGGTCAGCCCCGGTATGGAGTTTAATCTCGAACTGGCCATCAATGCGGGCTTGGCCGGTTTGAAGACGGCTGAGTTGCCGATCCAGCTGGCTGAGCGAAAAGGGGAGTCGAAGCTGCGGACCTTTCGAGACGGCTGGCGAAGTCTCCGTATGATGTTGATTTATTGTCCCAACAAGGTGTTCTTCCTCCCGGGCCTCCTGTCGCTGGCGCTTGGGGTTGCCGCGCATGTTGTCTCCCTGGCCGGTCTCATCCAGTTCAACGGGAAGCCCCTCGGGACCGCGACAGGAATTTTTGGCACGATCTTCAGCGTGGTGGGATTTCAAGTCGTGAGTTTGGGCCTGCACGCCAAGACCTATTCATGGAGTCGTCGCTTCGACAGAAACAATAAGGGACTCGGTGCGTTCTACGACTGGTTTCGCCTTGAGACCGGGCTCTTGCTCGGCGGGGGCATCCTGCTCATCGGGATGGCGCTCCTCGCCTTCCTGGTATGGGAGTGGATACAGTCAGGATTTTTGCCGCTCTCGCGTCCCGAATGGGTATCGCTGGGCGCCACTCTCATCATTATAGGAGGGGGGACGATGTTTTCTTCCCTCTTCATCTCAGCGATGTCCATGAAAAAAACGGAACAGGTCACAACGAAGTAG
- a CDS encoding glycosyltransferase — MGITGQSLLQTLAIREKTRDEYFAKRDPIAEDRLRWRAQSFRHLVHLLPGQTILELGCGQGLFTRQLVQVTHGRNPLTAVTFGSSSEKPVDWPGSTELIGAESFPGMLGARRFDFVVAMDILDQRNCAALLQEVYGLLKPGGQVVFYESNPWNVVLKLRRLFATLRGRSDPRSLLSRGRLYELISEVGFIRVFAVFNDFVFAPLSPRLVWFFRNLSIILENAPGIRTLAGSILVHAQKPPRVVERPAVSLAEHQALRRSVSVVVPCFNEEMNVEPLVAGLCRHYDDYLQEIILVDDNSKDETAAVIKRMAAVDGRIRLVSRAGPNGVGRALSDGYRAATGRYVLTMDCDFQHLLPEIADLFDEAVKGYDVVVGSRFSRHSVLLNYPFGKIVANRGFHLIAQVLLLRRFRDLTNNLKLLRREVVEQLCLVEPWFAVNAETGLQPLLMGYQVKEVPISWINRTPDMGMSSFKLAQVGWGYWRVLGRLWLRTVCGVGAYRGLVVRAGARQTWRSTDADQLRPFGENERGR; from the coding sequence GTGGGAATCACAGGCCAATCGCTTCTCCAGACTCTCGCCATTCGTGAAAAGACACGGGATGAGTATTTTGCGAAACGGGATCCGATCGCGGAGGATCGGCTCCGGTGGCGCGCACAGTCCTTCCGGCATCTGGTTCATCTCCTGCCTGGGCAAACCATCCTTGAATTGGGATGCGGCCAGGGCCTCTTTACGCGGCAGCTCGTACAGGTGACCCACGGTAGAAATCCCCTCACTGCGGTGACATTCGGGTCCTCCTCCGAGAAGCCGGTGGACTGGCCAGGATCGACGGAGTTGATCGGGGCCGAGTCTTTCCCTGGGATGCTGGGAGCTCGTCGATTCGATTTTGTCGTTGCGATGGATATCCTCGACCAACGCAACTGTGCTGCCCTGCTGCAAGAGGTGTACGGGCTGTTAAAGCCCGGCGGGCAGGTGGTGTTTTACGAAAGCAACCCATGGAATGTGGTGTTGAAACTTCGACGCCTCTTTGCCACGCTGCGTGGTCGGTCCGATCCTCGCTCCCTGTTGAGCCGGGGACGATTGTATGAACTTATCTCTGAAGTAGGCTTTATTCGAGTCTTTGCCGTCTTCAACGATTTCGTCTTTGCGCCCCTCTCCCCACGGCTTGTCTGGTTCTTTCGCAATCTTTCGATCATTCTGGAAAATGCGCCGGGCATTCGTACGCTCGCGGGATCGATTCTGGTCCATGCTCAAAAGCCGCCCCGTGTGGTTGAGCGACCGGCGGTGTCGCTGGCCGAGCATCAGGCGCTTCGGCGATCGGTCTCGGTGGTCGTGCCCTGCTTCAACGAAGAGATGAATGTCGAGCCGCTTGTGGCGGGGCTGTGCCGTCATTATGACGACTACCTGCAGGAAATCATCCTCGTCGACGACAACAGTAAGGATGAAACGGCCGCGGTCATCAAGCGGATGGCGGCCGTCGACGGCCGGATACGGCTGGTTTCGCGGGCAGGTCCGAACGGAGTCGGCCGGGCCTTATCCGATGGTTACCGGGCGGCCACGGGACGCTACGTCCTCACCATGGATTGCGATTTTCAACATCTGTTGCCGGAAATAGCGGATCTGTTCGATGAGGCTGTGAAAGGGTATGACGTGGTCGTCGGGAGCCGATTCTCCCGACATAGTGTCCTGCTGAACTATCCATTCGGGAAGATCGTCGCCAACCGGGGGTTTCATCTGATCGCGCAGGTTCTCTTGCTCCGCCGTTTCCGCGACCTCACCAATAATCTGAAGCTGCTTCGCCGCGAAGTCGTGGAGCAGCTCTGCCTTGTGGAGCCCTGGTTCGCGGTGAATGCGGAGACTGGGTTGCAACCTCTGCTGATGGGCTATCAGGTGAAGGAGGTTCCGATTTCCTGGATCAATCGCACGCCGGATATGGGCATGTCCTCGTTCAAGCTGGCCCAGGTGGGATGGGGCTATTGGAGGGTCCTGGGCCGTCTGTGGCTGCGTACCGTGTGTGGCGTGGGGGCCTATCGCGGCCTCGTGGTTCGGGCAGGAGCGCGCCAGACCTGGCGGAGCACCGATGCGGATCAGCTCCGCCCGTTCGGTGAAAACGAGAGAGGCAGATAG